Proteins encoded in a region of the Isosphaeraceae bacterium EP7 genome:
- a CDS encoding thiamine pyrophosphate-binding protein has protein sequence MATTANADAQLDGKDARAGEVTIGGYLVQRLQDLGLKHLFGIPGDYILGLYKMLEDSPIEVIGMTREDSAGFAADAYARVNGLGCVCVTYCVGGLSTCNSIAGAYAEKSPVVVLSGSPGISERVSNPLLHHKVRDFSTQLEVFEKITVASAVLDDPVTAFDKIDRVLAAAVRYKRPVYLELPRDMVQARQVVPHRAPAPIPPSDPDALREAVDEAVSMLTKAKQPMILADVEIHRFGLQDELLALAEAVNLPIASTLLGKSVVPESHPLFIGVYEGAMGRAEVAEAVESADCLLMLGCFLTDINLGIFTAKLDQSRCIDATSEDLHIRYHHYRDVRLDDFIRALRARKIPRATTPMPPRPPKPGPWVAERGKAMTTARLFSRLNTMLTEDTVVIADIGDSLFGSADLSIGKRTEFISPAYYTSMGFAVPAAVGAGIANPGARSLVIVGDGAFQMTGMELSTVARNGLNPIVIVLNNHGYTTERFLLEGPFNDIHPWAFHKIPEVLGAGLGIEVRTEDELDEALARAQANASSFSLLNVHLDKLDRSPALDRMAKRMAERV, from the coding sequence ATGGCAACGACGGCGAACGCGGACGCGCAGCTCGATGGCAAGGACGCGCGGGCCGGTGAGGTCACGATCGGGGGATACCTGGTCCAGCGGCTCCAGGATCTGGGGCTCAAGCATCTGTTCGGGATCCCGGGTGATTACATCCTCGGGCTGTACAAGATGCTGGAAGACAGCCCGATCGAGGTCATCGGGATGACGCGTGAGGACAGCGCGGGGTTCGCCGCGGACGCATATGCTCGCGTGAACGGGTTGGGATGTGTCTGCGTGACTTACTGTGTGGGGGGGCTATCGACCTGCAACAGTATCGCCGGGGCTTATGCCGAGAAGAGCCCGGTCGTGGTGCTGTCGGGGTCGCCCGGGATCTCGGAACGAGTGAGCAACCCGCTGCTGCATCACAAGGTGCGCGACTTCTCGACCCAGCTGGAGGTCTTCGAGAAGATCACGGTGGCCTCGGCGGTGCTCGACGACCCGGTCACGGCGTTCGACAAGATCGACCGGGTGCTCGCCGCGGCGGTCCGGTACAAGAGACCGGTGTACCTGGAACTGCCGCGTGACATGGTTCAGGCCCGCCAGGTGGTGCCGCACAGGGCCCCCGCGCCGATCCCCCCCAGCGACCCCGATGCGCTGCGGGAGGCGGTCGACGAGGCGGTCTCCATGCTGACGAAGGCGAAGCAGCCGATGATCCTGGCCGACGTGGAGATCCACCGGTTCGGCCTTCAGGATGAGTTGCTGGCGCTGGCAGAGGCGGTCAACCTGCCGATCGCGTCGACCCTGCTGGGCAAGAGCGTCGTGCCCGAGAGCCACCCGCTGTTCATCGGCGTTTACGAAGGGGCCATGGGCCGCGCCGAGGTGGCCGAGGCGGTGGAGTCGGCCGACTGCCTGCTGATGCTCGGGTGCTTCCTCACCGACATCAATCTGGGGATCTTCACCGCCAAGCTCGACCAGTCGCGGTGCATCGACGCCACGAGTGAAGACCTGCATATTCGCTACCACCACTATCGGGACGTCCGGCTCGACGACTTCATCCGGGCCTTGCGGGCCCGGAAGATCCCGCGCGCCACCACGCCGATGCCCCCCAGGCCGCCGAAGCCGGGCCCCTGGGTGGCCGAGCGCGGCAAGGCGATGACGACCGCACGGCTGTTCAGCCGGCTCAACACGATGCTGACCGAGGACACGGTGGTGATCGCCGATATCGGCGACTCGCTGTTCGGCTCGGCCGACCTGTCGATCGGCAAGCGGACCGAGTTCATCAGCCCCGCCTATTACACGTCGATGGGCTTCGCCGTCCCCGCGGCGGTGGGCGCGGGGATCGCCAATCCGGGGGCCCGTTCGCTGGTGATCGTCGGCGACGGAGCCTTCCAGATGACCGGCATGGAGCTGTCCACCGTCGCCCGCAACGGCCTGAACCCGATCGTCATCGTGCTGAACAACCACGGCTACACCACCGAGCGGTTCCTGCTCGAAGGCCCGTTCAACGACATCCACCCCTGGGCCTTCCACAAGATCCCCGAAGTCCTGGGCGCCGGCCTGGGCATCGAGGTGCGCACCGAGGACGAGCTTGACGAGGCGCTGGCCAGGGCCCAGGCCAACGCGTCGAGCTTCAGCCTGTTGAATGTCCACCTGGACAAGCTCGACCGGAGCCCCGCGCTGGACCGCATGGCGAAGCGGATGGCCGAGCGAGTCTGA
- a CDS encoding sulfatase-like hydrolase/transferase codes for MLGSCVSLAFALLAGVAPAEAGRPNIVVVMSDDMGYSDLGCYGGEIGTPNLDALASGGVRFTQFYNNARCCPTRASLLTGLYPHQAGIGHMTIDRGFDGYRGTLNRQSATIAQVLRPAGYRTYMAGKWHVTRGVGQNADRADWPIKRGFDKFYGTIAGAGSYYDPTSLCRQETLITPENDPDYAPDAYYYTDAISDNAVRYLKDHRQESPDKPFFLYVAYTAAHWPMQAPEKAIEKQRGKYEAGYAQARAARLRRMKALGLVPPETDLSPGAESWDEVGDKAWEARGMEVYAAMVDTMDAGVGRIVAQLKESGQLDNTLILFLQDNGGCAELTGRKDNGNAPEALKPLGRDGLQTRVSPPMQTRDGRWVKTGPKVLPGPAEAYIAYGRGWANVSNTPFREYKHWTHEGGISTPLIAHWPAGIKGERAGKLETQPGHLIDLMATCVDLSGAAYPTKIDGQPIKPPEGVSLRPAFDGKPLARTSPIFWEHEGNRAVRDGRWKLVAKADAPWELYDIDVDRTESTDLATSHPDLAKKLAAQWDAYAARANVLPLGAWRAPDDATASLSTERRFDLKAGARLGRANAPAVAGRAFAVGAKFATTPESGDGVLIAQGANSHGYALYLKDGTPRFVVRTPAGSFEIAGNPLPAGPHDARARVDDQGTLSLEVDGKPAASPVPGKLLARMPADGLEVGLDAGGPVGPYESPYSYAGTIESVVIEIAPK; via the coding sequence ATGCTCGGATCTTGCGTTTCGCTGGCATTCGCCCTGCTGGCGGGGGTTGCCCCCGCGGAGGCGGGCCGGCCCAACATCGTCGTCGTGATGAGCGACGACATGGGTTACTCGGACCTGGGCTGCTACGGCGGGGAGATCGGCACGCCGAACCTCGATGCGCTCGCCTCGGGCGGGGTCCGGTTCACGCAGTTCTACAACAACGCCCGCTGCTGCCCCACCCGCGCATCGCTTCTGACGGGCCTGTACCCCCACCAGGCCGGCATCGGTCACATGACGATTGACCGCGGGTTCGACGGTTATCGAGGTACGCTGAACCGGCAATCCGCCACCATCGCGCAGGTGCTGCGCCCCGCGGGCTATCGCACCTACATGGCCGGCAAGTGGCACGTCACCCGGGGAGTCGGCCAGAACGCCGATCGGGCCGACTGGCCGATCAAGCGCGGGTTCGACAAGTTCTACGGTACGATCGCCGGTGCGGGAAGCTATTACGACCCGACCTCGCTCTGCCGCCAGGAAACCCTGATCACGCCCGAGAACGATCCCGACTACGCGCCAGACGCCTACTACTACACCGATGCCATCTCCGACAACGCGGTGCGCTACCTGAAAGACCATCGCCAGGAATCGCCCGACAAGCCCTTCTTCCTCTACGTCGCCTACACGGCCGCCCACTGGCCGATGCAGGCGCCCGAGAAGGCCATCGAGAAGCAAAGAGGGAAGTACGAAGCCGGCTACGCCCAGGCCCGCGCGGCCAGGCTTAGGCGCATGAAGGCCCTCGGCCTCGTCCCCCCCGAGACCGACCTTTCCCCTGGCGCCGAGAGCTGGGACGAGGTCGGTGACAAGGCCTGGGAGGCACGCGGCATGGAGGTCTACGCCGCAATGGTCGACACGATGGATGCCGGGGTCGGCCGGATCGTGGCACAATTGAAAGAGAGCGGCCAGCTCGACAACACGCTCATCCTCTTCCTCCAGGACAACGGCGGTTGCGCCGAGCTGACCGGGCGCAAGGATAACGGCAACGCGCCCGAGGCCTTGAAGCCGCTGGGCCGGGACGGGCTCCAGACCCGTGTCTCGCCGCCGATGCAGACCCGCGACGGTCGCTGGGTGAAGACCGGTCCGAAGGTTCTGCCGGGCCCGGCCGAGGCTTACATCGCCTACGGGCGAGGCTGGGCGAACGTGAGCAACACGCCGTTCCGGGAATACAAGCACTGGACCCACGAGGGCGGGATCTCGACCCCCCTGATCGCCCACTGGCCGGCCGGAATCAAGGGTGAACGCGCCGGCAAGCTGGAGACGCAGCCCGGCCACCTCATCGACCTCATGGCGACATGCGTCGACCTGAGCGGCGCGGCCTATCCCACCAAGATCGACGGCCAGCCAATCAAGCCGCCCGAGGGCGTGAGTTTGCGCCCGGCCTTCGACGGCAAGCCCCTGGCACGGACCTCCCCCATCTTCTGGGAGCACGAGGGCAACCGCGCCGTCCGCGACGGTCGCTGGAAGCTCGTCGCCAAAGCCGACGCCCCGTGGGAGCTCTATGACATCGACGTCGACAGGACAGAATCCACCGACCTCGCAACCTCGCATCCCGACCTGGCGAAGAAACTCGCCGCACAATGGGACGCCTACGCCGCCCGCGCGAACGTCTTGCCGCTGGGCGCCTGGCGTGCCCCGGACGACGCCACTGCCTCGCTGAGCACCGAGCGACGCTTCGATCTCAAGGCAGGCGCCCGCCTGGGTCGCGCCAACGCCCCGGCCGTCGCGGGACGGGCCTTCGCCGTCGGGGCCAAATTCGCTACGACCCCGGAGTCCGGTGACGGGGTCCTCATCGCCCAGGGCGCAAACTCGCATGGATATGCCCTCTACCTGAAAGACGGGACACCCAGGTTCGTCGTCCGCACCCCCGCGGGCTCCTTCGAGATCGCCGGCAACCCACTTCCAGCCGGCCCGCACGACGCCCGGGCTCGGGTCGACGACCAGGGTACGCTTTCCCTCGAAGTCGACGGCAAGCCGGCCGCCTCACCCGTCCCAGGCAAGCTCCTGGCCCGCATGCCCGCCGATGGGCTGGAAGTCGGCCTGGATGCCGGCGGACCCGTAGGCCCCTACGAATCGCCGTATTCTTACGCCGGCACGATCGAATCGGTCGTCATCGAGATCGCCCCCAAGTAA
- the eutC gene encoding ethanolamine ammonia-lyase subunit EutC, with product MSPEPTEDLPAEVAPSEAALRARTPARIFVGRAGTSYRTETQLALRLDHAAALDAVRSELSMDDLPHELVERFGIFEVCTRAADKAEYLRRPDLGRSLNDEARAAISRDCPRGAALQVAIGDGLSSEAVRVQVPVLLPLLAEEAGQRGWTMGRVMLIHHCRVGVINDLGDLLAPTVVVLLIGERPGLATAESLSAYLAFRPCAGQTDAHRNLISNIHSRGVTPEQAAPRIAALAARMIERQLGGVEVKEQAEGFEMRMGGAIEG from the coding sequence GTGAGCCCTGAACCGACCGAAGACCTGCCTGCCGAAGTCGCGCCCAGCGAGGCGGCGCTACGGGCCCGAACGCCCGCGCGGATCTTCGTCGGACGGGCGGGGACGTCTTATCGCACGGAGACCCAGCTGGCGTTGCGGCTAGACCACGCCGCGGCCCTGGATGCAGTTCGATCCGAGCTATCCATGGATGACCTACCCCATGAGCTTGTTGAGCGGTTCGGCATCTTCGAGGTCTGCACCCGTGCCGCGGACAAGGCCGAGTACCTGCGTCGGCCTGACCTGGGGCGAAGCCTGAATGACGAGGCCAGGGCCGCGATCAGCCGGGATTGTCCTCGCGGGGCGGCCTTGCAGGTGGCGATCGGCGATGGGCTCTCGTCGGAGGCGGTGAGGGTCCAGGTTCCGGTGTTGCTGCCGTTGCTGGCCGAGGAGGCCGGGCAGCGAGGGTGGACGATGGGTCGAGTGATGCTCATTCATCATTGCCGCGTGGGCGTGATCAATGACCTGGGGGATTTGCTGGCCCCGACGGTGGTTGTGCTGTTGATCGGCGAGCGGCCCGGGTTGGCGACGGCGGAGAGCCTGTCGGCGTATCTGGCCTTCCGGCCGTGCGCGGGGCAGACCGATGCCCATCGGAACCTGATCTCGAATATCCACTCGCGAGGCGTCACGCCCGAACAGGCGGCCCCGCGGATTGCGGCGCTGGCCGCCCGGATGATCGAACGGCAGCTCGGCGGGGTGGAGGTCAAGGAGCAGGCCGAGGGCTTCGAAATGCGAATGGGCGGGGCGATCGAGGGGTGA